From Solanum lycopersicum chromosome 8, SLM_r2.1, the proteins below share one genomic window:
- the LOC138337806 gene encoding uncharacterized protein, translated as MKARVVEEKIKKEPANNKFLKAKKSKNFKHTNSNSKSIECYHCHKIGHYARDCKILKDEKKKEKANNNTKNELVAMVTEAFVAGDQVEWWIDTGATRHISGNQNSFMTYELVGGDKVLHMGNSSCAKVVVKGTVELKFTYGKIVTLIDVLHVPDI; from the coding sequence ATGAAAGCTCGTGTTGTTGAAGAAAAGATCAAGAAGGAACCTgccaataataaatttttgaaggcAAAGAAGAGTAAAAATTTCAAGCAtactaattctaattctaagtCGATTGAATGTTATCACTGTCATAAAATTGGTCATTATGCACGTGATTGTAAAATTCTTAAAgatgaaaagaagaaagaaaaggcaaataacaatacaaaaaatgaactGGTGGCAATGGTCACAGAAGCATTTGTAGCGGGAGATCAAGTGGAATGGTGGATAGACACTGGTGCAACTCGTCATATATCAGGTAATCAAAATTCTTTCATGACATATGAATTAGTGGGGGGCGATAAAGTTTTGCATATGGGAAACTCATCCTGTGCTAAGGTTGTGGTAAAGGGAACTGTTGAACTAAAATTCACTTACGGAAAGATTGTCACATTGATAGACGTATTGCATGTTCCTGATATTTGA